A portion of the Streptomyces erythrochromogenes genome contains these proteins:
- a CDS encoding TerD family protein gives MTHAMQKGSNIPVAPVAVRAVLRWTGGPEVPDVDASALLVGPDGRVRSDEDFVFYNQPRHPSGAVWRLGKKQIGDAITDAVQADLRTVTPSVDRILVVASAEDVPFERVRDLRILLYDATATGGSEPLAYFDVRPETGAETALICGELYRRGDGWKFRALGEGYSDGLVGLATDHGISVDENAAEPDAVAGAAAGPVSEQTALMTPPTQAPPTSQPAYGYPQPVSPAPVPGPGGDPSFRLPAQGPQFIRR, from the coding sequence ATGACGCACGCGATGCAGAAGGGCTCGAACATCCCGGTGGCCCCCGTGGCGGTCCGGGCGGTGCTGCGCTGGACCGGCGGCCCCGAGGTGCCGGACGTGGACGCTTCGGCGCTGCTGGTGGGCCCGGACGGCCGGGTGCGTTCGGACGAGGACTTCGTCTTCTACAACCAGCCCCGGCACCCCTCGGGGGCCGTCTGGCGCCTCGGCAAGAAGCAGATCGGCGACGCGATCACCGACGCCGTCCAGGCGGACCTGCGCACGGTGACCCCGAGCGTGGACCGGATCCTGGTGGTCGCCTCGGCCGAGGACGTCCCCTTCGAGCGGGTCCGCGACCTGCGGATCCTGCTCTACGACGCCACCGCGACCGGTGGCTCCGAGCCGCTGGCCTACTTCGACGTACGGCCCGAGACCGGCGCGGAGACGGCGCTGATCTGCGGGGAGCTGTACCGCCGGGGCGACGGATGGAAGTTCCGGGCGCTCGGCGAGGGCTACTCCGACGGCCTGGTGGGCCTGGCGACCGACCACGGGATCTCGGTCGACGAGAACGCGGCCGAGCCCGACGCGGTCGCGGGCGCCGCGGCGGGGCCGGTCTCGGAGCAGACGGCCCTGATGACCCCGCCGACGCAGGCTCCGCCGACCTCCCAGCCCGCCTACGGGTACCCGCAGCCGGTGTCCCCGGCTCCGGTGCCGGGCCCGGGCGGCGACCCGTCCTTCCGGCTGCCGGCGCAGGGCCCGCAGTTCATCCGCCGCTGA
- a CDS encoding DUF475 domain-containing protein, with translation MVLKTFGWSFAITALGLAFAAWQWGWEAFGVVLILSILEISLSFDNAVVNAGILKKMNAFWQKIFLTVGILIAVFGMRLVFPVAIVAISAKVGPIEAIELALDQPEQYEALVTDAHPAIAAFGGMFLLMIFLDFIFEEREHKWLAWLERPLAKLGKVDMLSVCIALIALLVSAMTFAVHAHTSTGAQDKSATVLLAGVAGLITYLIVGGLSSYFEDKLEEEEEREHEEEEKAKAAGKPVSAVGLAGKAAFFLFLYLEVLDASFSFDGVIGAFAITNHIFWMALGLGIGAMYVRSLTVYLVRQGTLDDYVYLEHGAHYAIGALAVILLVTIQHEISEIITGLIGVVLIAASFWSSVRRNKRLEPEGSTVDA, from the coding sequence GTGGTTCTGAAAACCTTCGGCTGGTCGTTCGCCATCACGGCGCTCGGCCTCGCCTTTGCCGCGTGGCAGTGGGGGTGGGAGGCGTTCGGGGTCGTACTGATCCTGTCGATCCTCGAAATCTCGCTGTCCTTCGACAACGCGGTCGTCAATGCCGGAATCCTGAAGAAGATGAATGCCTTCTGGCAGAAGATCTTCCTCACCGTCGGCATCCTGATCGCCGTCTTCGGTATGCGGCTGGTCTTCCCGGTGGCGATCGTCGCCATCAGCGCGAAGGTCGGCCCCATCGAGGCGATCGAGCTGGCCCTGGACCAGCCGGAGCAGTACGAGGCCCTGGTCACCGACGCCCACCCGGCCATCGCCGCGTTCGGCGGAATGTTCCTGCTGATGATCTTCCTGGACTTCATCTTCGAGGAGCGCGAGCACAAGTGGCTCGCGTGGCTGGAGCGTCCGCTGGCCAAGCTCGGCAAGGTCGACATGCTGTCGGTCTGCATCGCCCTGATCGCGCTGCTGGTCTCGGCGATGACCTTCGCCGTCCACGCCCACACCAGCACCGGCGCCCAGGACAAGTCCGCCACCGTGCTGCTCGCCGGCGTCGCCGGCCTGATCACGTACCTGATCGTCGGCGGTCTGTCCTCGTACTTCGAGGACAAGCTGGAGGAGGAAGAGGAGCGCGAGCACGAGGAGGAGGAGAAGGCCAAGGCCGCGGGCAAGCCCGTCTCCGCCGTCGGCCTCGCCGGCAAGGCCGCCTTCTTCCTCTTCCTCTACCTCGAGGTCCTCGACGCCTCGTTCTCCTTCGACGGGGTCATCGGCGCCTTCGCCATCACCAACCACATCTTCTGGATGGCGCTCGGCCTCGGCATCGGAGCCATGTACGTCCGTTCGCTCACGGTCTACCTGGTCCGCCAGGGCACCCTGGACGACTACGTCTACCTGGAGCACGGCGCGCACTACGCGATCGGCGCGCTCGCCGTCATCCTGCTGGTCACCATCCAGCACGAGATCAGCGAGATCATCACCGGCCTCATCGGCGTGGTGTTGATCGCCGCCTCCTTCTGGTCCTCGGTGCGCCGCAACAAGCGCCTGGAACCGGAGGGTTCCACCGTCGACGCATGA
- a CDS encoding HpcH/HpaI aldolase/citrate lyase family protein — protein MRHFGHVSPTVRKDLFHQEPAEFTGASPARVLAAALGATLYSPATRPALAADIRKQAGRGVVSMVLCLEDSISDADVVGAEENLVRQFSDLDGDAAEVPLLFIRVRTPEQIPDLARRLGPSVRHLAGFVLPKFDERRGIPFLEAVADAEAASGRDRLYAMPVLETPELLHLETRVEALAGISRTVNSHRERVLALRLGVTDFCSAYGLRRTPDMTAYDVKIVAGVIADVVNILSRADGTGFTVTGPVWEYFRSQQRLFKPQLRRSPFLEEGVEELRTALIEHDLDGLLREIELDRANGLLGKTCIHPAHVTPVHALSVVSHEEFCDAQDILRPERGGGGVMRSAYTNKMNEVKPHRAWAERTMLRAEVFGVAKEQVGFVDLLTAGLQV, from the coding sequence ATGCGTCACTTTGGGCACGTATCGCCCACGGTCCGTAAGGACCTCTTCCACCAGGAACCGGCGGAATTCACCGGGGCCTCGCCCGCCCGCGTCCTCGCGGCGGCGCTCGGCGCCACCCTCTACAGTCCCGCCACCCGCCCCGCGCTGGCTGCGGACATCCGCAAGCAGGCAGGCCGCGGAGTCGTCTCCATGGTCCTCTGCCTGGAGGATTCCATCAGCGACGCCGATGTCGTCGGGGCCGAGGAGAACCTCGTTCGCCAGTTCTCCGACCTCGACGGCGACGCCGCCGAGGTTCCGCTGCTGTTCATCCGCGTCCGCACGCCCGAGCAGATTCCGGACCTGGCGCGCCGCCTGGGCCCCTCGGTGCGGCACCTGGCCGGATTCGTACTCCCGAAGTTCGACGAGCGGCGCGGCATCCCCTTCCTCGAAGCCGTCGCCGACGCGGAGGCCGCGAGCGGGCGGGACCGGCTGTATGCCATGCCGGTCCTGGAGACCCCGGAGCTCCTCCACCTCGAAACCCGCGTCGAAGCCCTCGCCGGCATCTCCCGCACGGTCAACAGCCACCGCGAGCGGGTCCTGGCGCTGCGCCTCGGCGTGACCGACTTCTGCTCCGCCTACGGGCTGCGCCGCACCCCCGACATGACCGCCTACGACGTCAAGATCGTCGCCGGCGTCATCGCGGACGTCGTCAACATCCTGAGCAGGGCGGACGGCACCGGCTTCACCGTGACCGGCCCCGTCTGGGAGTACTTCCGCAGCCAGCAGCGCCTCTTCAAGCCGCAGCTGCGCCGCAGCCCCTTCCTGGAAGAGGGCGTCGAGGAACTGCGCACCGCGCTGATCGAGCACGACCTGGACGGGCTACTGCGCGAGATCGAGCTCGACCGGGCCAACGGGCTGCTCGGCAAGACCTGCATCCACCCCGCCCACGTCACGCCCGTGCACGCCCTGTCGGTGGTTTCCCACGAGGAGTTCTGCGACGCCCAGGACATCCTGCGGCCCGAGCGCGGCGGCGGCGGAGTGATGCGTTCTGCTTATACGAACAAAATGAATGAGGTGAAGCCCCACCGGGCCTGGGCCGAGCGCACCATGCTGCGCGCCGAGGTCTTCGGTGTGGCGAAGGAGCAGGTCGGCTTCGTCGACCTGCTCACGGCCGGGCTCCAGGTGTGA
- a CDS encoding TerD family protein, whose product MGVTLAKGGNVSLSKAAPNLTRVLIGLGWDARSTTGADFDLDASALLCNGGRVLGDEYFVFYNNLKSPEGSVEHTGDNLTGEGDGDDESIIIDLTKVPANVDKIVFPVSIHEADTRRQSFGQVSNAFIRVVNQADGQELARYDLSEDASSETAMIFGEVYRYGGEWKFRAVGQGYASGLRGIALDFGVNVS is encoded by the coding sequence ATGGGCGTCACACTCGCCAAGGGGGGCAATGTCTCCCTGTCCAAGGCCGCGCCGAACCTCACCAGGGTTCTGATCGGTCTCGGATGGGACGCGCGCTCGACCACGGGAGCCGACTTCGACCTCGACGCCAGCGCGCTGCTCTGCAACGGCGGCCGGGTGCTGGGGGACGAGTACTTCGTCTTCTACAACAACCTGAAGAGCCCCGAGGGCTCCGTCGAACACACGGGGGACAACCTCACGGGCGAGGGCGACGGCGACGACGAGTCGATCATCATCGACCTCACCAAGGTGCCGGCGAATGTGGACAAGATCGTCTTCCCGGTCTCGATCCACGAGGCGGACACCCGCCGGCAGAGCTTCGGCCAGGTCAGCAACGCCTTCATCCGCGTGGTCAACCAGGCCGACGGCCAGGAACTGGCCCGCTACGACCTTTCCGAGGACGCTTCCAGCGAGACCGCGATGATCTTCGGCGAGGTCTACCGGTACGGCGGCGAATGGAAGTTCCGTGCGGTGGGGCAGGGGTACGCGTCGGGGCTCCGGGGCATCGCTCTAGACTTCGGGGTCAACGTTTCGTAA
- a CDS encoding peptidase inhibitor family I36 protein, with product MRTCGTTRLTTVLAATALALTALIPTTAGTAHAAGPPGLGACASGQLCLWAKPDFKGTRQTHELSTLDINSCTALPAGTSAQSLVNRTGRPVTTYQSAECAETGEFQTYPGDGVWLPQSPYQVRAFKVWER from the coding sequence ATGCGTACGTGTGGAACCACGCGCCTCACCACCGTCCTCGCCGCGACCGCCCTGGCCCTCACCGCCCTCATCCCGACCACCGCAGGCACGGCGCACGCCGCGGGGCCGCCGGGCCTCGGGGCCTGCGCCAGCGGACAGCTGTGCCTGTGGGCGAAACCGGACTTCAAGGGCACCCGGCAGACCCATGAGCTGAGCACCCTCGACATCAACAGCTGTACCGCCCTGCCCGCCGGCACCAGCGCCCAGTCGCTGGTCAACCGCACCGGGCGCCCGGTCACGACCTACCAGTCGGCGGAGTGCGCGGAGACCGGCGAGTTCCAGACCTACCCGGGCGACGGGGTCTGGCTGCCCCAGTCCCCCTACCAGGTGAGGGCCTTCAAGGTGTGGGAGCGGTAG
- a CDS encoding peroxiredoxin encodes MAIEVGDKAPDFELKDNHGATVRLSDFRGEKAVVLLFYPFAFTGVCTGELCELRDQLPRFQNDDVQLLAVSNDSVPTLRVFGEQEGLEYPLLSDFWPHGETSRAYGVFDEDKGCAVRGTFIIDKDGVVRWTVVNGLPDARDLNEYIKALDCL; translated from the coding sequence ATGGCGATCGAGGTCGGCGACAAGGCCCCGGACTTCGAGCTCAAGGACAACCACGGCGCCACCGTGCGGCTCTCCGACTTCCGGGGGGAGAAGGCCGTGGTGCTGCTCTTCTACCCGTTCGCGTTCACCGGTGTCTGCACCGGCGAGCTGTGCGAGCTGCGCGACCAGCTGCCGCGCTTCCAGAACGACGATGTCCAGCTCCTCGCCGTCTCCAACGACTCCGTGCCGACCCTGCGGGTCTTCGGCGAGCAGGAGGGCCTGGAGTACCCGCTGCTGTCGGACTTCTGGCCGCACGGCGAGACCTCGCGCGCCTACGGCGTCTTCGACGAGGACAAGGGCTGCGCGGTCCGCGGCACCTTCATCATCGACAAGGACGGCGTGGTGCGCTGGACTGTCGTCAACGGACTGCCCGACGCACGTGACCTGAACGAGTACATCAAGGCGCTCGACTGCCTCTGA
- the aceE gene encoding pyruvate dehydrogenase (acetyl-transferring), homodimeric type has translation MASASDRNPIIIGGLPSQVPDFDPEETQEWLDSLDAAVDERGRERARYLMLRLIERAREKRVAVPEMRSTDYVNTIATKDEPFFPGNEEIERKVLNATRWNAAVMVSRAQRPGIGVGGHIATFASSASLYDVGFNHFFRGKDEGDGGDQIFFQGHASPGIYARAYLLDRLTEQQLDAFRQEKSKAPYGLSSYPHPRLMPDFWEFPTVSMGLGPLGAIYQARMNRYMEARGIADTSKSHVWAYLGDGEMDEPESLGQLSIAAREGLDNLTFVVNCNLQRLDGPVRGNGKIIQELESQFRGAGWNVIKLIWDRSWDPLLAQDRDGILVNKMNSTPDGQFQTYATESGAYIREHFFGGDQRLRAMVENMTDYQIQHLGRGGHDHKKVYAAYAAAKAHKGQPTVILAQTVKGWTLGPNFEGRNATHQMKKLTVDDLKRFRDRLHIPITDAQLESGAPPYYHPGRNSPEIQYMHDQRNAHGGYVPTRVVRAKPLQLPDEKTYAAAKKGSGQQSIATTMAFVRILKDLMRDKEIGKRFVLIAPDEYRTFGMDAFFPSAKIYNPLGQQYEAVDRDLLLAYKESPTGQMLHDGISEAGCTASLIAAGSAYATHGEPLIPVYVFYSMFGFQRTGDQFWQMADQLARGFVLGATAGRTTLTGEGLQHADGHSQLLASTNPGCVAYDPAYGYEIAHIVQDGLRRMYGPEAEDVFYYLTVYNEPIQHPAEPEGVDVDGILKGIHRVSQGTSGTIGAQLMASGVAVPWALEAQRILAEEWNVRADVWSATSWNELRREAVEVEEYNLLHPEEEQHVPYVTRKLSGAEGPFVAVSDWMRSVPDQISRWVPGPYTSLGADGFGFADTRGAARRFFHIDAQSVVLATLTELAKAGKVDRSLLKQAVDKYQLLDVAAADPGAAGGDA, from the coding sequence GTGGCTTCCGCATCCGATCGCAATCCGATCATCATTGGCGGCCTGCCGAGTCAGGTCCCGGACTTCGATCCGGAGGAGACGCAGGAGTGGCTCGACTCCCTGGACGCAGCGGTCGACGAGCGGGGCCGTGAACGGGCCCGCTACCTCATGCTGCGGCTGATCGAGCGGGCGCGCGAGAAGCGCGTGGCCGTGCCCGAGATGCGCAGCACGGACTACGTCAACACGATCGCCACCAAGGACGAGCCGTTCTTCCCCGGCAACGAGGAGATCGAGCGCAAGGTCCTGAACGCCACCCGGTGGAACGCGGCCGTCATGGTCTCGCGCGCCCAGCGTCCCGGGATCGGCGTCGGCGGCCACATCGCCACGTTCGCCTCCTCCGCCTCCCTCTACGACGTGGGCTTCAACCACTTCTTCCGGGGCAAGGACGAGGGCGACGGCGGCGACCAGATCTTCTTCCAGGGCCACGCCTCTCCCGGTATCTACGCCCGCGCCTACCTCCTGGACCGGCTCACCGAGCAGCAGCTCGACGCGTTCCGCCAGGAGAAGTCGAAGGCGCCGTACGGCCTCTCCAGCTACCCGCACCCGCGGCTGATGCCGGACTTCTGGGAGTTCCCGACCGTCTCGATGGGCCTCGGTCCGCTGGGGGCCATCTACCAGGCCCGGATGAACCGGTACATGGAGGCGCGCGGCATCGCGGACACCTCCAAGTCCCACGTTTGGGCGTATCTCGGCGACGGTGAGATGGACGAGCCGGAGTCGCTCGGCCAGCTGTCGATCGCCGCCCGCGAGGGCCTGGACAACCTGACCTTCGTCGTGAACTGCAACCTGCAGCGCCTCGACGGCCCGGTCCGCGGCAACGGCAAGATCATCCAGGAGCTGGAGTCGCAGTTCCGGGGCGCCGGCTGGAACGTCATCAAGCTGATCTGGGACCGCTCCTGGGACCCGCTGCTGGCCCAGGACCGCGACGGCATCCTGGTCAACAAGATGAACTCCACGCCCGACGGGCAGTTCCAGACGTACGCCACCGAGTCGGGCGCGTACATCCGTGAGCACTTCTTCGGCGGCGACCAGCGGCTGCGCGCGATGGTCGAGAACATGACCGACTACCAGATCCAGCACCTGGGCCGCGGCGGTCACGACCACAAGAAGGTCTACGCGGCGTACGCGGCGGCCAAGGCGCACAAGGGCCAGCCGACGGTGATCCTGGCCCAGACGGTGAAGGGCTGGACGCTCGGCCCGAACTTCGAGGGCCGCAACGCCACGCACCAGATGAAGAAGCTGACGGTCGACGACCTCAAGCGCTTCCGCGACCGCCTCCACATCCCGATCACGGACGCGCAGCTGGAGAGCGGCGCCCCGCCGTACTACCACCCGGGCCGCAATTCGCCCGAAATCCAGTACATGCACGACCAGCGCAACGCGCACGGCGGCTACGTGCCGACCCGTGTGGTGCGCGCCAAGCCGCTGCAGCTGCCGGACGAGAAGACCTACGCGGCCGCCAAGAAGGGCTCGGGCCAGCAGTCGATCGCCACCACGATGGCCTTCGTCCGCATCCTGAAGGACCTGATGCGGGACAAGGAGATCGGCAAGCGCTTCGTGCTGATCGCGCCCGACGAGTACCGCACCTTCGGTATGGACGCCTTCTTCCCGAGCGCCAAGATCTACAACCCGCTGGGCCAGCAGTACGAGGCGGTCGACCGCGACCTGCTGCTCGCGTACAAGGAGTCCCCGACCGGCCAGATGCTGCACGACGGCATCTCGGAGGCGGGCTGCACGGCCTCGCTGATCGCCGCGGGTTCGGCGTACGCGACGCACGGCGAGCCGCTGATCCCGGTCTACGTCTTCTACTCGATGTTCGGTTTCCAGCGCACGGGTGACCAGTTCTGGCAGATGGCCGACCAGCTGGCGCGCGGTTTCGTACTGGGTGCGACCGCCGGCCGGACCACCCTCACGGGTGAGGGCCTGCAGCACGCGGACGGTCACTCCCAGCTCCTGGCCTCGACCAACCCGGGCTGTGTGGCGTACGACCCGGCCTACGGGTACGAGATCGCGCACATCGTCCAGGACGGTCTGCGCCGGATGTACGGCCCCGAGGCCGAGGACGTCTTCTACTACCTGACGGTCTACAACGAGCCGATCCAGCACCCGGCGGAGCCGGAGGGCGTCGACGTGGACGGCATCCTCAAGGGCATCCACCGGGTCTCGCAGGGCACCTCGGGGACCATCGGGGCACAGCTCATGGCGTCCGGCGTGGCGGTGCCGTGGGCGCTGGAGGCCCAGCGGATCCTCGCCGAGGAGTGGAACGTCCGGGCGGACGTCTGGTCGGCGACCTCCTGGAACGAGCTGCGGCGCGAGGCCGTCGAGGTGGAGGAGTACAACCTGCTCCACCCGGAGGAGGAGCAGCACGTCCCGTACGTGACGCGGAAGCTGTCGGGTGCGGAGGGGCCGTTCGTGGCGGTCTCGGACTGGATGCGGTCGGTTCCGGACCAGATCTCGCGGTGGGTGCCCGGCCCGTACACCTCGCTGGGCGCGGACGGCTTCGGCTTCGCGGACACGCGCGGTGCGGCCCGGCGCTTCTTCCACATCGACGCCCAGTCGGTGGTGCTGGCGACGCTGACCGAGCTGGCCAAGGCGGGGAAGGTGGACCGCTCGCTGCTGAAGCAGGCCGTCGACAAGTACCAGCTGCTCGACGTGGCGGCGGCGGACCCGGGCGCGGCCGGCGGCGACGCCTGA
- a CDS encoding potassium channel family protein, giving the protein MKEPSRQLLWERRSQTPLLVLAVAFAVAYAVPIVAPDASARVHGACTYVEWAVWGAFAADYLVRLVLSADRGRFVRTHWLDLAAVLLPLVQPLRLLRLVATLMLVGRRARMAPQIQLTTYVAGSVVGLLMFGSLAVLSVERDAPDGNIKNLGDAVWWSFTTMTTVGYGDHSPTTGLGRVLAVGLMLSGIALLGVVTANIAAWFISRFERDDQAERLQLAAIRELQAEVRALRGEVARLGGAADAAAVRPAVAPPATGPGAPAQREATAPTP; this is encoded by the coding sequence ATGAAGGAACCATCCCGCCAGCTGCTGTGGGAGCGGCGGAGCCAGACCCCGCTGCTCGTCCTCGCCGTGGCCTTCGCCGTGGCGTACGCCGTGCCCATCGTCGCTCCGGACGCGAGCGCGCGGGTGCACGGCGCCTGCACCTACGTGGAGTGGGCGGTGTGGGGGGCCTTCGCCGCCGACTACCTGGTGCGCCTGGTCCTCTCGGCGGACCGCGGGCGGTTCGTGCGGACCCACTGGCTGGACCTGGCGGCCGTGCTGCTGCCGCTCGTGCAGCCGCTGCGGCTGCTGCGGCTCGTGGCCACCTTGATGCTGGTGGGCCGGCGGGCCCGGATGGCCCCGCAGATCCAGCTGACGACGTACGTGGCCGGGTCGGTCGTCGGGCTGCTGATGTTCGGCTCACTGGCCGTGCTGAGCGTGGAGCGGGACGCGCCCGACGGGAACATCAAGAACCTGGGCGACGCCGTGTGGTGGTCCTTCACCACGATGACGACGGTCGGGTACGGCGACCACTCCCCCACCACCGGCCTCGGCCGCGTCCTGGCGGTCGGGCTGATGCTGTCGGGGATCGCCCTGCTCGGTGTGGTGACCGCCAACATCGCCGCGTGGTTCATCTCCCGCTTCGAGCGCGACGACCAGGCGGAGCGGCTCCAGCTGGCGGCGATCCGCGAGCTCCAGGCGGAGGTACGGGCGCTGCGCGGCGAGGTCGCCCGGCTGGGCGGCGCGGCGGACGCGGCCGCCGTCCGGCCGGCCGTCGCCCCGCCCGCCACCGGGCCGGGCGCCCCGGCGCAGCGGGAAGCTACCGCTCCCACACCTTGA
- a CDS encoding TerD family protein: MGVSLSKGGNVSLTKAAPNLTAVIVGLGWDARTTTGVDFDLDASAILTNDQGKVASDANFVFFNNLKSPDGSVEHTGDNTTGEGEGDDEAIKVNLAGVPGDVAKIVFPVSIYEAETRQQSFGQVRNAYIRVVNQADNTELARYDLSEDASTETAMVFGELYRNGAEWKFRAIGQGYASGLRGIAQDFGVNV, translated from the coding sequence GTGGGAGTCAGCCTCAGCAAGGGCGGCAACGTCTCGCTGACCAAGGCCGCGCCTAACCTGACGGCGGTCATCGTCGGTCTGGGCTGGGACGCTCGCACCACCACCGGTGTCGACTTCGACCTCGACGCCAGCGCGATCCTGACCAACGACCAGGGCAAGGTCGCCAGCGACGCGAACTTCGTCTTCTTCAACAACCTCAAGAGCCCCGACGGCTCGGTCGAGCACACCGGTGACAACACCACCGGTGAGGGCGAGGGCGACGACGAGGCGATCAAGGTCAACCTCGCCGGTGTCCCGGGCGACGTCGCCAAGATCGTCTTCCCGGTCTCGATCTACGAGGCCGAGACCCGCCAGCAGAGCTTCGGCCAGGTCCGCAACGCCTACATCCGCGTGGTGAACCAGGCCGACAACACCGAGCTCGCCCGCTACGACCTCTCCGAGGACGCCTCGACCGAGACCGCCATGGTCTTCGGCGAGCTCTACCGCAACGGTGCGGAGTGGAAGTTCCGCGCCATCGGCCAGGGCTACGCCTCCGGCCTGCGCGGCATCGCGCAGGACTTCGGCGTCAACGTCTGA
- a CDS encoding DUF3052 domain-containing protein, which translates to MSATADHAESLAARLGFQSEQVVQEIGYDNDVDQEFRDLVEELVGELVDEEYDDVADAVLLWFREDDGDLTDALVDATELVEDGALILLLTPKTGRDGYVEASDISEAAETAGLSQTRSVSVGKEWAATKLVTPKTAAKSKR; encoded by the coding sequence GTGAGCGCGACCGCGGACCACGCGGAGAGCCTGGCCGCCCGGCTGGGTTTCCAGTCCGAACAGGTGGTCCAGGAGATCGGCTACGACAACGACGTCGATCAGGAATTCCGTGACCTCGTCGAAGAACTCGTCGGCGAACTCGTCGACGAGGAGTACGACGACGTCGCCGACGCGGTTCTGCTGTGGTTCCGCGAGGACGACGGCGATCTGACGGACGCGCTGGTCGATGCCACCGAGCTGGTCGAGGACGGCGCACTGATCCTGCTGCTGACCCCCAAGACGGGCCGTGACGGCTACGTCGAGGCCAGCGACATCAGCGAGGCCGCCGAGACCGCCGGCCTCTCGCAGACCAGGAGCGTCAGCGTCGGCAAGGAATGGGCCGCCACCAAGCTGGTGACGCCCAAGACCGCCGCCAAGTCCAAGCGCTGA
- a CDS encoding TerD family protein, which translates to MGFFDGILGSRAVQFQSGSASSNAIELTKRHSTVSLTRQGAVHGNLRVNLSWRMRTSDIGGRSGQSGQLFRHPFKLFKPEMVQAHTQGMVNVDLDMGCLYELTDGTRGAVQPLGNLLGDLNDPPYVKLSGDDRFGSGSGETLYINLDHADEIKRLLVFVYIYDQTPAFDRTHAMVTLYPVTGPRIEIPLDERHPQARSCAVVSLEKAKGELVVKREVKFVYGFQSELDRLYGWGLQWGRGYKSTKR; encoded by the coding sequence ATGGGCTTCTTCGACGGCATCTTGGGCAGCCGGGCGGTGCAGTTCCAGTCGGGCAGTGCCTCGTCGAACGCGATCGAGCTGACCAAGCGACATTCGACGGTGTCGCTCACCAGGCAGGGCGCCGTCCACGGCAACCTGCGCGTCAACCTGTCCTGGCGCATGCGCACCTCGGACATCGGGGGCCGCTCCGGCCAGAGCGGCCAGCTCTTCCGCCACCCGTTCAAGCTGTTCAAGCCGGAAATGGTGCAGGCGCACACCCAGGGCATGGTCAACGTCGACCTCGACATGGGCTGCCTGTACGAGCTGACCGACGGCACCCGCGGCGCCGTCCAGCCGCTGGGCAATCTGCTGGGCGACCTCAACGACCCGCCGTACGTCAAGCTCAGCGGCGACGACCGGTTCGGATCGGGGTCCGGGGAGACCCTTTACATCAACCTCGACCACGCCGACGAGATCAAGCGGCTGCTGGTCTTCGTCTACATCTACGACCAGACCCCGGCCTTCGACCGGACGCACGCCATGGTCACCCTCTACCCCGTGACGGGCCCGAGGATCGAGATCCCGCTGGACGAGCGGCACCCGCAGGCCCGCTCCTGCGCCGTCGTCTCCCTGGAGAAGGCCAAGGGCGAGCTCGTCGTCAAGCGCGAGGTGAAGTTCGTGTACGGGTTCCAGTCCGAGCTGGACCGGCTGTACGGCTGGGGGCTCCAGTGGGGGCGGGGCTACAAGAGCACCAAGAGGTGA